In a genomic window of Thermoproteus tenax Kra 1:
- the prpB gene encoding methylisocitrate lyase translates to MGHSISQLNRSSILHASSAPKKGEERRVAELRAELKRPGIVIVPGVYDVISALLVQSMGFKAAYVSGAAVTASLGLPDLGLITMDEMVRVVRYIASSVDIPLIVDIDTGYGEALNVVRAVVEFERAGAAGVQIEDQVLPKKCGHLSGKHVVPPDEMAKKIKAAAEARRNPDFVIVARTDARGVTGLEDAIERAQLYLEAGADVIFPEALESEAEFAEFARRIKAPLLANMTEFGKSPLMPAKRLEELGYKFVIYPVTLLRVALGAMREALRTISELGTQEPLLSKMMTRKELYELIGYYDYEKFDSRISEIIDKAVSFKIRAR, encoded by the coding sequence ATGGGTCACTCGATTTCACAATTAAATAGGAGTAGTATACTTCATGCAAGCTCCGCTCCTAAAAAAGGAGAGGAAAGACGCGTGGCCGAGCTCAGGGCAGAGCTAAAGAGACCTGGCATAGTGATAGTGCCCGGTGTATACGACGTAATTAGCGCCCTTTTAGTACAGTCGATGGGCTTCAAGGCCGCCTACGTCTCAGGCGCCGCGGTTACGGCGTCTCTGGGCCTGCCCGACCTAGGGCTCATAACTATGGACGAGATGGTGAGGGTAGTGCGATATATTGCGAGCTCTGTGGATATACCGCTCATTGTGGATATAGACACAGGCTATGGAGAGGCGCTAAACGTCGTGAGGGCCGTGGTGGAGTTCGAGAGAGCTGGCGCCGCCGGCGTCCAGATAGAGGATCAAGTCTTGCCGAAGAAGTGCGGCCACTTGTCGGGGAAGCATGTGGTGCCGCCCGACGAGATGGCCAAGAAGATAAAGGCGGCAGCTGAAGCTCGCCGCAATCCCGACTTCGTCATAGTGGCGAGGACCGATGCCCGCGGAGTCACAGGTCTAGAGGACGCGATCGAGAGGGCACAGCTGTATCTCGAGGCTGGCGCCGACGTCATATTTCCCGAGGCTCTGGAGAGCGAGGCTGAGTTCGCCGAGTTCGCAAGGAGAATAAAGGCGCCTTTACTGGCCAATATGACTGAGTTCGGGAAATCACCGTTGATGCCGGCCAAGAGATTGGAGGAGCTCGGCTACAAGTTTGTGATATATCCCGTCACCCTTCTGAGGGTCGCTCTGGGGGCAATGAGGGAGGCCCTACGGACAATATCGGAGCTCGGGACTCAAGAGCCTCTGTTGAGCAAGATGATGACCCGCAAGGAGCTCTATGAGCTTATAGGATATTACGACTACGAAAAGTTCGACAGCAGAATCTCCGAGATTATCGATAAGGCTGTATCATTTAAAATAAGGGCGCGTTAG
- a CDS encoding DUF2208 domain-containing protein, producing the protein MNQLALRLLITVGTIFGYAAVMAVLGPQYLWLVGLLYIGSVFAITTALGIRAYRRGSLQAREIVKGKLLFEINEKDTNKALEKDREFQEEMRKLNRVFMIYFMAFPIMLIGIWLFPAFQSTIVPAVSASLEQSLGRFLATYFGYVALFAAFTAIFSPLYYFTFRPIQFPIIATDVKIYDTGIVINKNTGLKAPIHVQEYKYIPERKFIELKIGNQLYRIYYKDIEEVHKTLSKMVVVQSPPETKSK; encoded by the coding sequence ATGAATCAGCTGGCCCTTAGACTTCTAATTACTGTGGGCACAATATTCGGCTATGCCGCAGTTATGGCCGTGTTGGGCCCGCAGTATCTCTGGCTCGTGGGACTTCTCTACATAGGATCAGTGTTCGCGATAACTACAGCCTTGGGAATAAGGGCCTATAGAAGGGGATCTCTTCAAGCAAGAGAGATAGTAAAGGGCAAGTTACTTTTTGAAATAAATGAAAAAGATACAAATAAAGCTTTAGAAAAAGATAGAGAATTTCAAGAAGAAATGCGTAAACTAAATAGAGTATTTATGATATACTTTATGGCGTTTCCAATCATGCTGATAGGAATATGGCTTTTTCCCGCTTTTCAGTCTACGATTGTGCCGGCGGTCAGCGCCAGTCTGGAGCAGAGCCTTGGCCGCTTCCTGGCTACGTATTTTGGATATGTGGCGCTCTTTGCGGCCTTTACAGCGATCTTCTCGCCCCTGTACTATTTTACCTTCAGGCCAATACAATTTCCGATTATAGCGACCGATGTCAAAATATACGATACAGGCATTGTGATAAACAAGAACACAGGTCTTAAGGCCCCTATCCATGTGCAGGAATACAAATATATTCCAGAAAGAAAATTTATAGAATTAAAAATAGGTAACCAACTATATAGAATATACTATAAAGATATCGAAGAAGTTCATAAAACTTTATCTAAAATGGTTGTCGTACAGAGTCCTCCGGAGACTAAATCCAAGTGA
- a CDS encoding NAD(P)/FAD-dependent oxidoreductase: MEASYDVIVVGGGIAGFSAALYAARQKLKTLVIAKDIGGQLNMTTLVENYPAIFKISGPELVSRVHQQAEHFGAEVIFDEVVDIKKDGNVFLVRTYGGDEYSALSVILAFGKTPKELGVPGEARFKNKGVSYCTICDAPFFKGQDVALVSWGDLAREPATILSSTANKFYWIFPGERPIYDDEFMSSIMNVGKAVLVPNSEVVEIKGGTKVEAVVVKNRKSGELQELKVSAIFIEIGYVTKTDFVKHLVDLNERGEIIADWEGKTKTPGLFAAGDVIQYPYKQAVIAAAQGVAAALSATAYVMRMKGKTVHSLTDWRAEKLR; encoded by the coding sequence ATGGAGGCAAGCTATGATGTAATAGTAGTAGGTGGAGGCATAGCGGGATTCTCAGCCGCGCTGTACGCGGCTAGACAGAAACTGAAGACGTTAGTGATAGCTAAAGACATAGGAGGGCAGTTGAATATGACAACCTTAGTTGAGAACTACCCTGCCATCTTCAAGATATCGGGCCCCGAGTTGGTCTCCAGGGTACATCAACAAGCGGAACACTTTGGGGCAGAGGTAATCTTTGATGAAGTCGTAGACATAAAGAAGGACGGCAACGTCTTCTTAGTGCGGACATATGGCGGCGATGAGTACAGCGCTCTGTCAGTCATCTTGGCCTTCGGAAAGACTCCCAAGGAGTTGGGCGTGCCGGGCGAGGCTAGGTTTAAGAACAAGGGAGTATCCTACTGTACTATATGTGACGCCCCCTTCTTCAAGGGCCAAGACGTCGCCTTGGTAAGCTGGGGCGATCTGGCGAGAGAGCCGGCGACTATACTCTCCTCCACGGCCAACAAGTTCTATTGGATCTTCCCGGGCGAGAGGCCAATATACGACGATGAGTTTATGTCGTCGATAATGAACGTAGGAAAGGCCGTGTTAGTACCGAACAGTGAGGTCGTTGAGATAAAGGGAGGCACGAAGGTCGAGGCCGTCGTCGTCAAGAATAGAAAGAGTGGCGAACTCCAAGAGCTAAAAGTGTCAGCCATATTCATAGAGATTGGGTACGTGACTAAGACCGACTTCGTTAAACATCTAGTGGACTTAAACGAACGCGGCGAGATTATAGCGGACTGGGAAGGGAAGACGAAGACGCCGGGGCTCTTCGCCGCCGGCGACGTTATCCAGTACCCCTATAAACAAGCCGTAATAGCCGCGGCGCAGGGCGTCGCAGCCGCCTTGTCGGCGACTGCGTATGTCATGAGGATGAAGGGGAAAACTGTACACTCGTTGACAGATTGGCGCGCCGAAAAGCTCAGATAG
- a CDS encoding HAD family hydrolase → MTIALVDLDGTLIPLEAWDPVFYELSSIIASRAGVEPQDVWGLVKALHYQLMRRFDPKAFDWQYLFESVGSSLGIFDIPNIEDILLKYVDNFPVNEGAFELLRDLRSLGLSPVIATNGLYRYQHIVVERLGFSKYVDGVRTSDAYGCTKSCSRFFEGASLVIGDNPIFDVYFPKKFGVATIFIGEWNRAVRKYSELLGIDAGIVRPDYIAADLIEARAVVARFKAWERSAP, encoded by the coding sequence ATGACTATAGCCTTAGTCGACCTCGATGGAACATTGATACCTCTGGAGGCTTGGGATCCCGTCTTCTACGAGCTGTCGTCTATAATTGCGTCTAGGGCCGGCGTTGAGCCTCAGGATGTGTGGGGGCTTGTTAAGGCATTACATTATCAGCTCATGAGGAGGTTCGACCCTAAGGCGTTCGATTGGCAGTACTTGTTCGAGTCTGTGGGAAGTAGCCTGGGCATATTCGATATTCCCAACATCGAGGATATTCTTTTGAAATACGTGGACAACTTCCCCGTGAACGAGGGAGCCTTTGAGCTTCTTAGAGATCTCAGATCTCTGGGACTTTCACCTGTTATAGCCACCAACGGTCTGTATAGATATCAGCATATTGTAGTGGAGAGGTTGGGGTTCTCTAAATATGTAGATGGCGTCCGCACGTCTGATGCCTACGGTTGTACGAAGAGCTGTAGTAGATTCTTCGAGGGGGCCTCGCTGGTTATTGGAGATAACCCCATCTTCGACGTATATTTCCCGAAGAAGTTCGGCGTGGCCACTATATTTATCGGCGAGTGGAACAGAGCTGTGAGAAAATACAGCGAACTACTGGGGATAGATGCGGGCATCGTTAGGCCCGACTACATCGCTGCAGACCTTATTGAGGCCCGCGCCGTCGTCGCGCGGTTCAAGGCCTGGGAGAGGTCGGCCCCATGA
- a CDS encoding helix-turn-helix transcriptional regulator, with the protein MILLNLTIPPLLIIYLGASVLSNLSLPAPPMSQVAAFWLNGTPIPSWVVGNRLYVLQLGQPAYVEYVPQYYNSTGLYELALNATAGAVIMAPPGIIVDVEPENYSVIAINRSGLFIYIKAPRVKLNFSLIAIVTTSTTTKGSVVAPPPTTSQQSVTSSTTRGGNAASLIPYAVGLVVVAAILSLLLLRRRRDCVGLGETDLKILRALQDGGGRVKRSELGQRLGLPASTLHKHLHKLSRMGYVRLVTEQDGQRVELVKKC; encoded by the coding sequence ATGATTCTGTTAAATTTGACGATCCCACCGCTTCTGATCATATACTTGGGGGCCTCCGTGCTCTCCAATTTGTCGCTCCCTGCTCCCCCTATGTCGCAAGTGGCCGCCTTCTGGCTGAACGGAACGCCCATACCCTCTTGGGTCGTCGGCAACAGATTGTACGTCCTACAGCTGGGCCAACCGGCCTACGTTGAGTACGTGCCCCAATATTACAACTCGACGGGGCTCTACGAGTTAGCTCTCAACGCAACGGCTGGAGCAGTAATAATGGCGCCGCCGGGAATCATAGTCGACGTTGAACCTGAGAACTATTCCGTGATCGCTATAAATAGATCCGGCCTTTTTATATACATTAAGGCGCCTCGCGTCAAGCTGAATTTTTCTCTAATAGCGATCGTTACTACTTCGACGACCACCAAGGGCTCCGTCGTAGCGCCTCCTCCTACGACCTCCCAACAGAGCGTTACGTCGAGCACCACAAGGGGAGGCAACGCGGCCTCGTTAATACCCTATGCGGTCGGCTTAGTCGTTGTGGCGGCCATCTTGTCTCTTCTTCTGCTCAGAAGGCGCAGAGACTGCGTAGGACTGGGAGAAACCGATCTGAAGATTCTGAGGGCTCTACAGGATGGAGGCGGACGCGTTAAAAGGTCAGAGCTTGGGCAAAGATTGGGGCTTCCTGCATCGACGCTCCACAAACATCTCCACAAGCTCTCCAGGATGGGCTACGTACGTTTAGTTACAGAGCAAGATGGACAAAGGGTGGAGTTAGTCAAGAAATGTTGA
- a CDS encoding M50 family metallopeptidase yields MGFLESLALYLIAWALLVLVAYLLRRDLVKGLVVIMWSSERAAQFITKISKRLSFVPLRIYVAVALLLFLLAAYSPYFPIPAGLGVAYMPGFAYLLVGSTYQAAAALAGGASVQEAALIGGQAGAVPLLPGITIPWDQLPYIALAVAVGVALHEFLHGYAAVRFGIKLKTAGVFSAFFVASGAFVEPDDKELKESSLVAKLAVFASGVAANVALALAALAIYLIGVNLGLGGAVLTNINAPTHQLGLEQGDIVKAVNGCGISTKIAVPAQLLSVLNKLVGNPYGAPLCDPNQTITLIIQRGSNELVQDVPAAALMRGAEILGLVYNGPLYRAGVRPGDVLTAIYGCGGVYRIYSSGQLLQTLQNIVERDLCKPGDEIIVTVVRNNTAINYTVILGVNPSNTSRPFFGIYTNGLGEIGFNTQLLNISLFSNTLFVKIIMWFFLINLGLAMINALPIYPLDGGLLVQSLLERALGERGARLAIYVISLAFAAFLIFDSALGFMGGIYKEVFNLLK; encoded by the coding sequence ATGGGTTTCCTTGAATCACTGGCTCTATATCTAATTGCGTGGGCCCTATTGGTGCTCGTAGCCTACCTCCTCAGAAGAGATCTCGTGAAGGGCCTCGTGGTGATAATGTGGAGCTCTGAGAGGGCGGCCCAGTTCATTACGAAGATATCCAAGAGGCTCAGCTTCGTGCCGTTGAGGATCTACGTCGCAGTCGCGCTCCTCCTATTCTTGTTGGCTGCATATTCGCCGTATTTCCCCATCCCCGCCGGACTCGGGGTGGCCTACATGCCCGGCTTCGCATATCTGTTGGTTGGATCGACATATCAGGCCGCGGCTGCGCTCGCCGGAGGGGCCTCAGTGCAAGAGGCGGCCTTGATAGGCGGACAGGCCGGCGCCGTGCCTCTGCTCCCCGGAATAACTATCCCGTGGGATCAATTGCCCTACATAGCGTTGGCAGTAGCGGTAGGCGTGGCTCTCCACGAGTTTCTGCACGGCTACGCGGCCGTGAGGTTCGGAATCAAGCTTAAGACAGCCGGCGTCTTCTCTGCGTTCTTTGTAGCCAGTGGCGCGTTCGTAGAGCCCGACGATAAGGAATTGAAGGAAAGTTCTCTAGTGGCAAAGCTAGCGGTCTTCGCCAGCGGCGTCGCGGCCAACGTGGCGTTAGCTCTGGCCGCCTTGGCTATCTACCTAATCGGCGTGAACCTAGGCTTGGGTGGCGCCGTGCTCACGAACATCAACGCGCCAACACATCAGTTGGGGCTCGAGCAGGGCGATATTGTAAAGGCCGTCAACGGCTGCGGCATTTCGACGAAGATAGCAGTGCCGGCTCAGCTCCTCTCTGTGTTGAACAAGCTCGTGGGAAATCCCTATGGGGCTCCGTTGTGTGATCCAAATCAGACAATAACGCTGATAATACAGAGGGGTTCCAACGAGCTCGTCCAAGACGTGCCGGCTGCCGCGTTGATGAGGGGCGCAGAGATACTCGGGCTAGTATACAACGGACCTCTCTATAGAGCCGGCGTGAGACCCGGCGATGTTCTGACCGCTATCTACGGGTGCGGCGGCGTATACCGCATATACTCCAGCGGCCAACTCCTTCAGACTCTCCAGAACATTGTTGAGAGAGATCTCTGCAAGCCTGGAGATGAAATCATAGTTACTGTCGTAAGAAACAATACGGCCATCAACTACACGGTGATATTAGGCGTCAATCCATCAAATACATCGAGACCGTTCTTCGGAATATATACTAACGGCTTAGGAGAGATAGGCTTTAATACACAGTTACTAAATATTTCTCTATTTTCTAATACATTATTTGTAAAAATAATTATGTGGTTCTTTTTAATTAATTTGGGATTAGCCATGATAAATGCTCTCCCCATCTATCCGCTTGACGGCGGACTCCTCGTACAGTCGTTGTTGGAGAGGGCGCTGGGAGAGAGGGGGGCGCGCCTGGCCATCTACGTTATTTCCCTTGCCTTCGCAGCGTTCTTGATATTTGACTCAGCTCTGGGCTTTATGGGCGGCATATATAAAGAGGTCTTCAATCTGCTGAAGTGA
- the rpl12p gene encoding 50S ribosomal protein P1: protein MEYVYAALLLHYAKQEISEENLTKVLQAAGLQPDEVRIKTLVAALKEVNIDEAVKSAAFAPVAAAPAAGAPAQAQAAGQQQAAGGEKKEEEEKKGPSEEEIAGSLAALF from the coding sequence ATGGAATACGTCTATGCGGCTCTGTTACTACACTATGCAAAACAGGAGATAAGCGAGGAGAATCTGACTAAGGTCCTCCAAGCAGCTGGGCTTCAGCCAGATGAGGTTAGAATCAAGACGCTAGTCGCCGCCTTGAAGGAGGTTAACATCGATGAGGCCGTAAAAAGCGCCGCCTTCGCTCCAGTTGCAGCCGCCCCAGCTGCGGGCGCTCCAGCCCAAGCTCAAGCAGCCGGCCAACAACAAGCTGCTGGAGGCGAAAAGAAAGAGGAAGAGGAGAAAAAGGGTCCCAGCGAGGAGGAGATCGCTGGATCCCTCGCCGCACTGTTCTAA
- a CDS encoding 50S ribosomal protein L22: MSNEEVVELVLRRFGVRIAEDQIARAYGNEFRMSWKKAVEVGRFIKFMTIKQAQSWLQDTVNLKRPIPIRRFTKKQAHHATPWGGWPVAKWPVKVAYNYLRVLQNLENNARFNGLDVERVVIVHAAAHKGIQIRNYMPRAFGRSTPWFEQTVNIELIGAELPKEVLPKRLKLQVFK, translated from the coding sequence ATGAGCAACGAGGAGGTGGTAGAGCTCGTCCTCAGAAGGTTCGGAGTGAGAATCGCCGAGGATCAAATAGCCAGAGCCTACGGCAACGAGTTCAGAATGTCGTGGAAAAAGGCGGTAGAGGTCGGCAGATTCATAAAGTTTATGACCATAAAACAAGCCCAGTCCTGGCTACAAGACACAGTAAACCTCAAGAGACCCATACCTATTAGGCGATTCACGAAGAAGCAAGCGCATCACGCGACGCCTTGGGGCGGATGGCCCGTGGCCAAATGGCCCGTTAAAGTCGCCTACAACTATCTGAGGGTTCTACAGAATTTGGAGAACAACGCAAGGTTCAATGGACTAGACGTAGAGAGAGTGGTAATAGTCCATGCGGCGGCCCACAAGGGGATTCAGATAAGGAACTATATGCCCCGCGCCTTCGGGAGATCGACTCCGTGGTTTGAGCAGACGGTTAATATCGAGTTGATTGGAGCCGAGCTACCAAAGGAGGTTCTGCCGAAGAGGCTAAAGCTACAAGTCTTTAAGTGA
- a CDS encoding geranylgeranylglycerol-phosphate geranylgeranyltransferase codes for MKSYWALIRGEHGVLTAVSSVASYLLAGGRSALYAGLIGGSAFLAEAALFAHNDLANQAEDRVNRPNAPLVTGKVSQRAAKVLVVSSAMAGLAMASALSAPALLIYIAALALGFFYNIKGKRVPLLGNLIVAFLTSMVYLYGMEAAYSQNIYLLLLFIASFLANIGREFVKSAIDYHGDRAVGIRTVAAILGPGRAASLGAYFTLASASVGLYLFYVLVRAELLVLAAGVAITTVLLLYYSIICLRGSWSKYRTGTLFAFGVTLVTLLLQGILTVMIGSFTP; via the coding sequence GTGAAGAGCTATTGGGCGCTGATAAGGGGCGAGCACGGCGTTCTCACCGCCGTATCCTCTGTGGCCTCCTATCTGTTAGCGGGCGGCCGCTCAGCGCTCTATGCAGGTCTGATCGGGGGCAGCGCCTTTTTGGCCGAGGCAGCTCTATTCGCCCACAACGATCTGGCGAACCAGGCCGAGGACAGAGTCAATAGGCCAAACGCGCCCTTAGTGACAGGCAAGGTGAGCCAACGCGCTGCTAAGGTATTAGTCGTAAGCAGTGCAATGGCCGGACTGGCGATGGCATCGGCGCTATCTGCGCCGGCCCTTTTGATATACATCGCTGCCTTGGCCCTAGGATTCTTTTATAATATTAAGGGCAAGAGAGTGCCGTTGTTGGGCAATCTGATAGTCGCTTTTCTAACCTCAATGGTGTATTTATACGGTATGGAGGCTGCGTATTCGCAAAATATCTATCTTCTCTTATTGTTTATTGCATCATTTTTAGCAAACATTGGCCGTGAATTCGTCAAATCAGCGATAGACTATCACGGCGATCGAGCTGTCGGTATAAGGACCGTTGCCGCGATATTGGGACCTGGGAGGGCCGCCTCCTTGGGCGCCTATTTCACTCTGGCTTCTGCCTCGGTCGGGCTCTACCTATTTTACGTCCTCGTTAGGGCGGAACTATTAGTTCTAGCAGCGGGGGTGGCCATCACCACAGTGCTCCTCTTATACTATTCTATTATCTGCCTAAGGGGATCGTGGAGTAAGTACCGGACAGGCACTCTGTTTGCGTTCGGAGTAACCCTTGTAACATTGTTGCTACAGGGCATCCTCACTGTTATGATCGGAAGCTTTACCCCTTAG
- a CDS encoding ATP:cob(I)alamin adenosyltransferase, translating to MLFSCPGDGGDTLVLHRGRALQASKADPLVKLYGALDTAVAYAHKAAGLLPRPQARVMRLLAFSMTELGFYVATGRALHLDNAVELYRRALKLAYSASGDPPRSWIACSSPECSAVDEARVWARWAERRAVALGEAEAARLLNQLSNLMFEVMATLPHIEYRSRPLR from the coding sequence ATGCTCTTCTCGTGCCCAGGGGACGGGGGAGACACGCTGGTGCTCCACAGAGGCAGAGCGCTCCAGGCCTCCAAGGCGGACCCTCTGGTCAAGCTGTACGGGGCGTTGGACACGGCGGTCGCCTACGCCCACAAGGCCGCAGGCCTCCTCCCCCGCCCGCAGGCCAGAGTCATGAGGCTCCTCGCCTTCTCTATGACGGAGCTCGGCTTCTACGTGGCCACGGGCAGAGCGCTCCATCTGGACAACGCCGTGGAGCTCTACAGGAGGGCCCTCAAGCTCGCCTACTCGGCCAGCGGCGATCCCCCGCGCAGCTGGATAGCTTGCTCCTCGCCCGAGTGCTCGGCCGTGGACGAGGCGAGGGTGTGGGCGAGGTGGGCGGAGAGGAGGGCTGTGGCGCTCGGGGAGGCCGAGGCGGCGAGGCTTCTGAACCAGCTCTCCAACCTGATGTTCGAGGTCATGGCCACCCTCCCGCACATAGAGTACAGATCGAGGCCTCTGAGGTGA
- a CDS encoding MmgE/PrpD family protein — protein MDRISRTLAQYAVAIDFDKISADVVHEVKRRLLDSLAVAFAAFNSEPVVLARRAVSRYQVDNGARVLGTRYRALPELAAFVDGVMIRYHDFNDTYLSKEPLHPSDMIAAALSLGDALNSDGKSVIAAIAVGYEAAVSLCDAASLRRHGWDHVNYLGIGSVLVSSKLMGLDETQIQHALAIYAVPHAAMRQTRVGELSMWKGAAAANSTRNAVFATMLAAEGFTGPFKPFEGEMGFIKQLLGGEFSYEPLGDMERLAPPRRILDTYIKPYPVEYHAQTAVEAALKLRDRVRVEDVEKITIETFQAAYDIIGPKDPEKWDPHTKETADHSIMWITAAALLWGPIKIEHYERIRDPAVLSLMKKIEVKVDSELDKMYPRAHPNRITVLTKGGSRYTEQVDYAKGHPKNPMSDQELEMKFKENTNKVLPSQIQKRIIELVWSLEKRSLSELHEVAAI, from the coding sequence ATGGACAGAATATCGAGGACGTTGGCCCAATACGCAGTTGCGATAGATTTCGACAAGATATCTGCCGACGTCGTCCATGAGGTGAAGAGGAGGCTCTTGGACTCCCTCGCCGTGGCCTTTGCGGCATTCAACTCAGAGCCGGTAGTGTTAGCGCGTAGGGCGGTCTCAAGGTATCAGGTGGACAACGGAGCTAGGGTATTGGGCACTAGATATAGAGCGCTACCCGAGCTCGCCGCGTTCGTAGATGGAGTCATGATAAGATACCACGACTTCAACGACACGTACCTGTCCAAGGAGCCTCTGCACCCGAGCGATATGATAGCCGCGGCCCTTTCGCTGGGGGATGCATTGAACTCCGACGGGAAGTCTGTGATAGCTGCTATCGCCGTAGGATATGAGGCGGCTGTATCTTTGTGCGACGCAGCGAGCTTGAGGAGACATGGGTGGGACCACGTCAACTATTTGGGTATAGGGAGCGTTCTAGTGTCCTCTAAGCTGATGGGCTTGGACGAGACACAGATTCAACACGCGCTAGCCATCTACGCGGTGCCTCACGCGGCTATGAGGCAGACGCGCGTTGGAGAGCTGAGTATGTGGAAGGGGGCCGCAGCGGCCAATTCCACGAGGAATGCCGTCTTTGCAACTATGTTGGCCGCCGAGGGCTTCACAGGGCCCTTCAAACCGTTCGAGGGCGAGATGGGATTTATCAAACAGCTCCTTGGCGGAGAGTTCAGCTATGAGCCCCTGGGCGATATGGAGAGGCTCGCGCCCCCTCGGCGGATTCTCGACACTTACATTAAGCCCTATCCTGTAGAATACCACGCGCAGACGGCCGTTGAGGCAGCACTCAAGTTGAGGGATAGGGTGAGGGTGGAGGACGTGGAGAAAATCACGATAGAGACGTTCCAGGCCGCCTACGATATAATAGGTCCGAAGGATCCGGAGAAGTGGGATCCACATACTAAGGAGACTGCGGATCACTCCATAATGTGGATAACCGCGGCAGCCTTGTTGTGGGGCCCCATTAAGATAGAGCATTACGAAAGAATTAGAGATCCCGCCGTCTTGTCTCTGATGAAGAAGATCGAGGTGAAGGTGGATTCAGAGCTGGACAAGATGTACCCGAGGGCTCATCCGAATAGAATAACAGTCTTAACTAAGGGAGGCAGTAGGTATACAGAGCAAGTGGACTACGCCAAGGGTCATCCAAAGAACCCCATGAGCGATCAAGAGCTCGAGATGAAGTTCAAAGAGAACACCAACAAGGTATTACCCAGCCAGATACAGAAGAGAATAATAGAGCTCGTCTGGAGTCTCGAAAAGAGGAGTCTGTCGGAGCTCCACGAGGTAGCGGCTATCTGA